One Cedecea neteri DNA segment encodes these proteins:
- a CDS encoding DASS family sodium-coupled anion symporter, producing MSVITTNLPPLKESSKKAGSNKRWLMMALPIIVALLLMLVPVPDGLPPYAWHFFAVFVGVIVGLIFEPLPGAVIGLTGIVVISLGSQWLLFSPEQMAAPKFKLAGASFKWAVSGFGNSTVWLIFGAFMFAAGYDKTQFGRRLALILVKYLGRRSLTLGYAIAFADLLLAPFTPSNTARSGGTIYPIIANLPPLYGSKPNDPSARKIGSYLMWVAITAACITSSMFLSALAPNLLALALVKSIVGINISWGMWFLAFLPLGLLLLLTMPLLAYWLYPPEVKVNDEVPKWASRELEKLGKLSRNEILLLVFVCSALVMWIFAASWIEPALAALLVIVLMLWTGVLNWNDITNNKAAWNTFVWFATLVALADGLSSTGFISWLGKEGGALMTGIAPGTATIVLLLAFYLLHYLFASTTAHTTALLPAMLTIASTIPGMNMEVFCLLMVTSLGIMGIITPYGTGPSPIYYGSGYLPTKDYWRLGTIFGGLFLAALLVIGYPWMSLMF from the coding sequence ATGAGTGTAATAACCACCAATCTACCGCCGCTCAAAGAGAGCTCTAAAAAAGCAGGCAGCAACAAACGTTGGCTGATGATGGCTCTGCCCATCATTGTGGCGCTGTTGCTGATGCTGGTTCCGGTTCCGGACGGCCTGCCGCCGTACGCCTGGCACTTCTTCGCTGTCTTCGTCGGCGTCATCGTCGGGCTTATCTTCGAACCTCTGCCGGGCGCCGTTATCGGCCTGACCGGGATCGTCGTCATTTCGCTCGGTAGCCAGTGGCTGCTGTTCAGCCCGGAGCAAATGGCCGCCCCGAAATTCAAGCTGGCGGGAGCCTCCTTTAAATGGGCGGTCAGCGGCTTCGGCAACTCCACCGTCTGGCTTATCTTCGGCGCATTTATGTTTGCTGCCGGTTACGATAAGACCCAGTTTGGCCGCCGCCTGGCGCTGATTCTGGTGAAATACCTTGGCCGTCGCAGCCTGACGCTGGGCTACGCCATTGCCTTCGCCGACCTGCTGCTGGCGCCGTTTACCCCGTCCAACACCGCTCGTAGCGGCGGGACAATCTACCCGATTATCGCTAACCTGCCGCCGCTGTACGGCTCAAAACCTAACGACCCAAGCGCGCGTAAAATCGGTTCTTACCTGATGTGGGTGGCTATCACCGCAGCCTGTATCACCAGCTCAATGTTCCTTTCTGCACTGGCCCCTAACCTGCTGGCGCTGGCGCTGGTGAAAAGCATCGTCGGCATCAACATCTCCTGGGGGATGTGGTTCCTCGCCTTCCTGCCGCTGGGCCTGCTGTTACTGCTGACCATGCCGCTGCTGGCTTACTGGCTCTACCCGCCTGAAGTGAAAGTGAACGACGAAGTGCCAAAATGGGCGAGCCGTGAATTAGAAAAACTGGGCAAACTGTCCCGCAACGAAATCCTGCTGCTGGTGTTCGTCTGCTCCGCGCTGGTGATGTGGATCTTCGCGGCAAGCTGGATTGAACCTGCGCTCGCGGCTCTGCTGGTTATCGTGCTGATGCTGTGGACCGGCGTTCTGAACTGGAACGACATCACAAATAACAAAGCGGCGTGGAACACCTTCGTCTGGTTCGCCACCCTGGTTGCCCTGGCCGATGGCCTCTCTTCTACCGGCTTCATCTCCTGGCTGGGTAAAGAAGGCGGCGCGCTGATGACCGGCATCGCCCCAGGCACCGCGACCATTGTCCTGCTGCTGGCGTTCTACCTTCTGCACTACCTGTTTGCGAGCACCACCGCGCATACTACCGCGCTGCTGCCGGCGATGCTGACCATCGCCTCCACTATTCCAGGCATGAATATGGAAGTGTTCTGTCTGCTGATGGTGACCTCGCTGGGTATCATGGGCATCATCACCCCATACGGCACCGGCCCAAGCCCTATCTACTACGGTAGCGGCTACCTGCCAACCAAAGACTACTGGCGCCTGGGCACCATCTTCGGTGGCCTGTTCCTGGCCGCGCTGCTGGTGATTGGTTATCCGTGGATGTCCCTGATGTTCTGA
- the dcuR gene encoding two-component system response regulator DcuR, producing MINVLIVDDDAMVAELNRAYVSQIPGFSCCGSASTLKQAREMVSNPELKIDLILLDVYMQQDNGLDLLPTLREAGKTIDVIVISSAADAATIQKSMHYGVVDYLIKPFQFPRFEEALTNWREKKNLMGTHKYYEQADVDRLLHGGSPVVADAKRLPKGLTPQTLRTICQWIDTHPTEEFSTDELAAAVNISRVSCRKYLIWLAQINILFTSIHYGMTGRPVYRYRLQAEQLGLLKQYCQ from the coding sequence GTGATTAATGTCTTAATTGTTGATGATGATGCGATGGTCGCGGAGCTTAACCGCGCCTACGTCAGCCAAATCCCGGGCTTTAGCTGCTGCGGTTCCGCCTCTACGCTGAAACAGGCGCGGGAGATGGTTAGCAACCCGGAGTTAAAAATAGATCTGATCCTGCTGGATGTGTATATGCAGCAGGACAACGGCCTGGATCTGCTGCCGACGCTGCGTGAAGCGGGAAAAACCATCGATGTGATCGTTATCTCTTCGGCGGCGGACGCGGCGACTATCCAGAAGTCGATGCACTACGGCGTGGTGGATTACCTGATCAAACCGTTCCAGTTCCCGCGCTTTGAAGAAGCGTTAACCAACTGGCGCGAAAAGAAAAACCTGATGGGCACCCATAAATACTACGAGCAGGCGGACGTTGACCGGCTGCTGCACGGTGGCTCGCCGGTGGTGGCGGACGCCAAGCGCCTGCCGAAGGGGCTGACGCCGCAAACCCTGCGCACCATTTGCCAGTGGATCGACACCCATCCGACGGAAGAATTCTCCACCGACGAACTGGCGGCGGCGGTGAATATTTCTCGCGTTTCTTGCCGTAAGTATCTGATCTGGCTGGCGCAGATTAATATTCTGTTCACCAGCATTCATTACGGCATGACCGGCCGCCCGGTGTACCGCTATCGCCTGCAGGCCGAACAGCTTGGCCTGCTCAAGCAGTACTGCCAGTAA
- a CDS encoding flavocytochrome c, translated as MSTDKNMLSPFTLPNGTALKNRLLMAPMTTCTGYFDGTVTEELVEYYRVRAGSIGTIVVECCFIDDLGLAFPGAIGIDTDEKIAGLAKIANAIKAEGSRALLQIYHGGRMVDPKLIGGRTPVGPSALAAPRDGAATPRALTTEEVAGMVTKFGEAVRRAIQAGFDGVEIHGANTYLIQQFYSPNSNQRDDEWGGSRDNRAKFPLAVLDITHQMVRQYADDAFIIGYRFSPEELEVPGIRFDDTMYLLEKLAARGLDYLHFSLGYSLRPSINDTTDPTPLINKYCAMRSDALAQIPVMGVGGIVNASDVETALEHGYDLVAVGRACIAYPDWTARIANGEVLDLFIDSTKREELTIPEPLWRFSLVEAMIRDMSMGGASKFKPGIFEETVSDDVNQLVINVSLDSDRIADIALAAGPQDDVEFTTNFEEIRTRILTANSPFVDAISGATSQSEAVKKAVSKAMVKSSKQQAFEESGGVSAPQSYDVVVVGSGGAGLAAAIQAHDEGASVLIVEKMPSIGGNTVKASAGMNAAETRFQRVKGIFDSKELFYAETLKGGYNKNNPELLHRFVENAPQAIEWLADRGIMLNDITTTGGMSIDRTHRPRDGSAVGGYLISGLLRNINKRSIDVLMETAVTEILFDQGAVSGVALLTDENEALTIHAKSVIVATGGFSANSSMVVKYRPDLEGFVTTNHKGATGGGIALLEKLGAGTVDMGEIQIHPTVEQTTSYLISESIRGGGAILVNQKGSRFFNEMETRDKVSAQIIALPEKYAYIVFDENVRTKNKAADEYIAKGFVVSAEGPRELAEKLGMDYHTFLATLERYNGFVDNQYDEDFGRKTALRNPIKDGPFHAIRIAPGVHHTMGGVTINAETEVLDKQHQVIPGAFAAGEVAGGIHGGNRIGGNAVADIIVFGTLAGHQAASWAKR; from the coding sequence ATGAGCACCGACAAAAACATGTTAAGCCCATTTACTTTACCTAACGGTACGGCGTTAAAAAATCGCCTATTAATGGCACCGATGACCACCTGTACCGGGTATTTTGATGGCACCGTGACCGAAGAGCTGGTGGAGTACTACCGCGTCCGCGCCGGGAGCATCGGCACCATCGTGGTGGAATGCTGCTTTATCGACGATTTAGGCCTGGCCTTCCCTGGCGCTATCGGCATAGACACCGACGAAAAAATTGCTGGCCTGGCGAAAATCGCTAACGCGATCAAAGCCGAAGGCTCCAGAGCCCTGCTGCAGATTTACCACGGCGGCCGCATGGTCGACCCTAAACTCATCGGTGGCCGCACGCCGGTTGGCCCGAGCGCGCTGGCCGCACCACGCGACGGTGCGGCAACGCCGCGTGCCCTGACCACAGAAGAAGTGGCGGGCATGGTGACTAAATTTGGTGAGGCCGTGCGCCGCGCCATTCAGGCTGGTTTTGACGGCGTGGAAATCCACGGCGCGAACACCTACCTGATTCAACAGTTCTACTCCCCGAACTCAAACCAGCGTGACGATGAATGGGGCGGCAGCCGCGACAATCGCGCTAAGTTCCCGCTTGCCGTGCTGGATATCACCCATCAGATGGTGCGCCAGTACGCCGACGATGCCTTCATCATCGGATACCGTTTCTCCCCGGAAGAGCTGGAAGTGCCTGGGATTCGTTTCGACGACACCATGTACCTGCTGGAAAAACTGGCCGCGCGCGGCCTGGACTACCTGCACTTCTCGCTGGGTTACTCGCTGCGTCCGTCCATTAACGACACTACCGACCCGACGCCGCTTATCAACAAATACTGTGCAATGCGTTCCGACGCGCTGGCGCAGATCCCGGTGATGGGCGTGGGCGGCATCGTGAATGCTTCCGACGTGGAAACCGCGCTGGAGCACGGTTATGACCTGGTGGCCGTAGGCCGCGCCTGCATCGCCTACCCGGACTGGACTGCCCGCATCGCCAACGGCGAAGTGCTGGATCTGTTTATCGACAGCACCAAGCGCGAAGAGTTGACCATCCCTGAGCCGCTGTGGCGCTTCTCACTGGTCGAGGCGATGATCCGTGACATGAGCATGGGCGGTGCCTCTAAATTTAAACCGGGGATCTTCGAAGAAACCGTCAGCGACGACGTTAACCAACTGGTGATTAACGTCAGCCTTGACAGCGATCGCATCGCTGATATCGCGCTGGCCGCTGGCCCGCAGGACGACGTGGAGTTCACCACTAACTTCGAAGAAATTCGTACCCGTATCCTGACCGCCAACTCACCGTTTGTGGACGCCATTTCAGGTGCGACTTCCCAGAGCGAAGCGGTGAAAAAAGCCGTTTCTAAAGCGATGGTGAAATCCAGCAAACAGCAGGCCTTTGAAGAGAGCGGCGGCGTTAGCGCCCCGCAGAGCTACGACGTAGTTGTGGTCGGCAGCGGCGGTGCCGGTCTGGCGGCGGCGATTCAGGCCCATGACGAAGGTGCCAGCGTCCTCATCGTTGAGAAAATGCCGTCCATCGGCGGGAACACCGTTAAGGCATCTGCTGGCATGAACGCGGCGGAGACTCGCTTCCAGCGCGTCAAAGGCATCTTCGACAGCAAAGAGCTGTTCTATGCCGAAACCCTGAAAGGCGGCTACAACAAAAACAACCCAGAGCTGCTGCACCGCTTTGTGGAAAACGCCCCGCAGGCCATTGAGTGGCTGGCGGATCGCGGCATCATGCTGAACGACATCACCACCACCGGCGGGATGAGCATTGACCGTACCCACCGCCCACGTGATGGATCGGCGGTCGGCGGCTACCTGATCAGCGGCCTGCTGCGTAACATCAACAAGCGCAGCATCGACGTGCTGATGGAGACGGCAGTAACGGAAATCCTGTTTGACCAGGGCGCGGTGAGCGGCGTGGCGCTGCTGACGGACGAAAACGAAGCGCTGACCATCCATGCGAAAAGCGTGATCGTGGCAACCGGCGGCTTCAGCGCCAACAGCTCGATGGTGGTGAAATATCGCCCGGATCTGGAAGGCTTTGTCACCACTAACCACAAAGGCGCCACGGGTGGCGGTATAGCGCTGCTGGAAAAACTGGGCGCAGGCACCGTGGATATGGGCGAAATTCAGATTCACCCAACCGTGGAGCAAACTACCTCGTACCTGATTTCCGAATCCATTCGCGGCGGCGGTGCCATCCTTGTGAATCAAAAAGGCAGCCGCTTCTTCAACGAAATGGAAACCCGCGATAAAGTGTCGGCGCAGATTATCGCGCTGCCGGAGAAATACGCTTACATCGTGTTCGACGAGAACGTTCGCACCAAAAACAAAGCGGCGGATGAGTACATCGCCAAAGGCTTTGTGGTCAGCGCCGAAGGGCCTCGCGAACTGGCGGAGAAACTGGGGATGGATTACCACACCTTCCTCGCCACGCTTGAGCGTTACAACGGCTTCGTGGACAATCAGTACGACGAAGATTTTGGCCGTAAAACCGCGCTGCGTAACCCGATTAAAGATGGCCCGTTCCACGCCATCCGCATCGCCCCTGGGGTGCACCACACCATGGGCGGCGTGACCATCAACGCCGAAACCGAAGTGCTGGATAAACAGCATCAGGTTATCCCAGGCGCATTCGCGGCGGGTGAAGTGGCCGGGGGTATTCACGGCGGCAACCGCATCGGCGGTAACGCAGTGGCGGATATTATTGTCTTCGGTACCCTGGCGGGCCATCAGGCGGCAAGCTGGGCAAAACGCTAA
- the fumA gene encoding class I fumarate hydratase FumA — MSNKPFVYQNPFPLAHDDTEYYLLTRDHVSVSEFEGQSILKVEPQALTLLAQQAFHDAAFMLRPAHQQQVADILSDPEASENDKYVALQFLRNSDIAAKGILPTCQDTGTAIIMGKKGQRVWTGGGDEAALSQGVYNTYIEDNLRYSQNAALDMYKEVNTGTNLPAQIDLYSVDGDEYKFLCVAKGGGSANKTYLYQETKALITPAKLKNYLVEKMRTLGTAACPPYHVAFVIGGTSAESTLKTVKLASTHYYDGLPTEGNEHGQAFRDVQLEQELLEEAQKLGLGAQFGGKYFAHDIRVVRLPRHGASCPIGMGVSCSADRNIKAKINKDGIWIEKLESNPGKYIPEELRQAGEGEAVKVNLNRPMKEILSQLSDFPVSTRLSLSGTIIVARDIAHAKLKERLDNGEALPQYVKDHPIYYAGPAKTPEGYASGSLGPTTAGRMDSYVDQLQANGGSMIMLAKGNRSQQVTDACHKHGGFYLGSIGGPAAVLAQNSIKSLELVEYPELGMEAIWKIEVEDFPAFILVDDKGNDFFQQIQNKQCAGCNKH; from the coding sequence ATGTCGAACAAACCTTTTGTTTACCAAAATCCCTTCCCATTGGCGCATGACGATACCGAATACTATCTGTTAACCCGCGACCACGTTTCCGTCAGCGAATTTGAAGGCCAGTCCATTCTTAAAGTTGAGCCACAGGCGCTGACCCTGCTCGCTCAGCAGGCGTTTCACGATGCGGCGTTTATGCTGCGCCCGGCACACCAGCAGCAGGTGGCGGATATCCTGAGCGACCCGGAAGCCAGCGAGAACGACAAATACGTCGCGCTGCAGTTCCTGCGTAACTCAGACATTGCCGCCAAGGGCATTCTGCCGACCTGCCAGGACACCGGCACCGCCATCATCATGGGTAAAAAAGGCCAGCGCGTCTGGACCGGCGGCGGCGATGAAGCGGCGCTGTCTCAGGGCGTGTACAACACCTACATCGAAGACAACCTGCGCTATTCCCAGAACGCCGCGCTGGATATGTACAAAGAGGTGAACACGGGTACCAACCTGCCAGCGCAGATTGATCTCTACAGCGTGGACGGCGACGAATACAAATTCCTGTGCGTTGCCAAAGGCGGCGGCTCCGCCAACAAAACTTATCTGTACCAGGAAACCAAAGCGCTGATCACCCCGGCGAAGCTGAAAAATTACCTGGTTGAGAAAATGCGCACCTTAGGGACCGCAGCCTGCCCGCCGTACCACGTCGCGTTTGTGATTGGCGGCACTTCCGCTGAATCCACGCTGAAAACCGTGAAGCTGGCGTCGACCCATTACTACGACGGCCTGCCAACCGAAGGCAACGAGCACGGCCAGGCGTTCCGCGACGTCCAGCTTGAGCAAGAACTGCTGGAAGAAGCGCAGAAGCTTGGCCTGGGCGCGCAGTTCGGCGGCAAATACTTTGCGCACGATATCCGCGTCGTTCGTCTGCCGCGCCACGGCGCCTCCTGCCCAATCGGCATGGGTGTTTCCTGCTCCGCCGACCGCAACATCAAGGCGAAAATCAACAAAGACGGCATCTGGATTGAGAAGCTGGAAAGCAATCCGGGCAAATACATCCCGGAAGAGCTGCGCCAGGCCGGGGAAGGCGAAGCGGTGAAAGTGAACCTGAACCGCCCGATGAAAGAGATCCTTTCTCAGCTGTCCGACTTCCCGGTGTCCACTCGTCTGTCGCTAAGCGGCACCATCATCGTGGCCCGCGACATCGCCCACGCGAAACTGAAAGAACGCCTCGATAACGGCGAAGCGTTGCCGCAGTACGTGAAAGATCACCCGATCTACTACGCTGGCCCGGCTAAAACCCCGGAAGGTTACGCCTCCGGTTCCCTCGGCCCAACCACCGCAGGCCGCATGGATTCCTACGTGGATCAGCTGCAGGCCAACGGCGGCAGCATGATCATGCTGGCCAAAGGCAACCGCAGCCAACAGGTGACCGACGCCTGCCACAAACACGGCGGCTTCTACCTCGGCAGCATCGGCGGCCCGGCGGCGGTGCTGGCGCAAAACAGCATCAAGAGCCTTGAACTGGTGGAGTACCCTGAGCTGGGTATGGAAGCCATCTGGAAAATTGAGGTGGAAGACTTCCCGGCGTTTATCCTGGTGGATGACAAAGGCAACGACTTCTTCCAGCAGATCCAGAACAAACAGTGCGCGGGCTGTAACAAGCATTGA
- a CDS encoding FAD:protein FMN transferase has protein sequence MSQPEGVYGYSAVLMGSPILLKLFEPNETLASQVFRLIKQYEDLLTVNRAESQVMSINHAAGKHPVAVSRPVFELIKCAKAASQFPDSIFNLAIGPLVKRWKIGFKGDSVPPAEDIAALLPRTQPHQVVLDEAEGSVYLAHSGMEIDLGAIAKGYIADRVRDFLQRQGVAQGLINLGGNVQTLGSPEGGWSIGLKKPFSGPEEMLGVIEVANKSVVTSGVYERYFELDGKRYHHILDPRTGYPLDNDLDSVTIVSTDSLDGDIWTTLIYGMGIEKGCAVLANRPDIEAIFVTKQREIILSSASQFRFTLLDDSYQLITGSTA, from the coding sequence ATGTCACAACCCGAAGGTGTTTATGGCTACTCCGCCGTTTTAATGGGCTCGCCCATTCTCCTCAAGCTTTTCGAACCCAATGAAACCCTCGCCTCTCAGGTATTCCGCCTGATCAAACAATACGAAGATTTGCTCACCGTGAACCGGGCCGAATCCCAGGTGATGAGCATTAATCACGCCGCGGGCAAGCATCCGGTTGCCGTCAGTCGCCCGGTGTTTGAGCTGATCAAGTGCGCCAAAGCCGCCAGCCAGTTTCCCGACAGTATTTTTAATCTCGCCATTGGCCCGCTGGTGAAGCGCTGGAAGATTGGTTTCAAGGGCGACAGCGTGCCTCCGGCAGAGGACATTGCCGCGCTATTGCCGCGCACGCAGCCGCATCAGGTGGTGCTGGACGAAGCCGAAGGCAGCGTTTACCTGGCACATAGCGGGATGGAAATCGACCTGGGCGCGATAGCCAAGGGCTACATTGCAGACCGGGTTCGTGATTTTCTCCAGCGGCAGGGCGTGGCGCAGGGGCTGATTAACCTCGGCGGCAACGTGCAGACGCTTGGCTCGCCGGAAGGCGGCTGGTCTATCGGGCTGAAAAAGCCGTTTAGCGGCCCGGAAGAGATGCTGGGCGTGATTGAGGTGGCGAACAAATCGGTGGTGACGTCCGGCGTTTACGAGCGCTATTTCGAGCTGGACGGCAAACGCTATCACCATATTCTCGACCCGCGCACGGGCTACCCGCTGGATAACGACCTGGATAGCGTGACAATAGTCTCGACTGATTCGCTGGACGGGGACATCTGGACGACGTTGATTTACGGGATGGGCATCGAAAAGGGCTGTGCCGTGCTGGCGAATCGCCCCGATATCGAGGCGATTTTTGTCACCAAACAGCGAGAGATTATCCTCTCTTCTGCCAGCCAGTTCCGCTTTACGTTACTGGATGACAGCTACCAATTGATTACTGGCAGTACTGCTTGA
- a CDS encoding sensor histidine kinase — translation MSETKPPQTTAKRPMKLSTSVTLMLCAVIGSVLLVVYALYFIQISNATRSGLKDTALAVARTLADDPTIKYGLTQSHSKDIIPPVATRVQDRNDLLFVVVTDMNGIRYSHPQPGNIGSHFIGDDIFPALEGKENVSINHGVLAEALRVFTPVYNEQHKQIGVVAIGISLSKVDEQISKSRWSVLWTVLFSALFGSLGTWVLVRVLKRILFGFEPYEISALFEQRQAMLQSVKEGIIAVDREGRVTLINHAARKMLLSPDDFRLGKTVPPGPLVATLCEVLHTGTPIQDRQIISYGRLVLCNAVPIRINNQVIGAISTFRDKTEINLLTQRVDGMVNYVDALRERSHEFMNKLHVILGLLQLKHYDKLEEYILQTASNYQTEIGTLQSKIKSPVIAGFLIGKINRAREAGHHLALADECQLPDNPNELQVMALITALGNLIENALDAMGDQPDGEVGVLLHYQNGVLSVEVSDDGPGIEPDHIQSIFDKGFSTKGEQRGVGLFLARQQLERLGGSIQVESEPGVFTQFFVQLPWDSERNNA, via the coding sequence ATGAGCGAAACAAAGCCCCCGCAAACGACGGCCAAACGCCCGATGAAACTCAGCACCTCGGTGACGCTGATGCTATGCGCCGTTATCGGCTCGGTGCTGCTTGTGGTTTACGCGCTGTACTTTATCCAGATCAGCAACGCTACCCGCAGCGGCCTGAAAGACACCGCGCTGGCGGTAGCGAGAACCCTGGCCGACGATCCGACGATCAAATACGGCCTGACGCAGTCCCACAGCAAAGACATTATTCCGCCGGTAGCCACCCGCGTGCAGGATCGTAATGACTTGCTGTTCGTGGTAGTGACCGACATGAACGGCATTCGCTATTCGCATCCACAACCCGGCAATATTGGCTCGCATTTTATTGGCGACGACATTTTCCCGGCGCTGGAGGGCAAAGAGAATGTGTCTATCAACCACGGCGTGCTGGCGGAAGCCCTGCGCGTCTTTACGCCGGTCTATAACGAACAGCACAAGCAGATAGGCGTGGTCGCCATCGGCATTTCGCTGAGCAAGGTGGATGAGCAAATCAGCAAGAGCCGCTGGAGCGTGCTCTGGACGGTGTTGTTCAGCGCCCTGTTTGGTTCGCTCGGCACCTGGGTGCTGGTGCGGGTGCTGAAACGCATTCTGTTCGGCTTCGAGCCCTATGAAATCTCCGCGCTGTTCGAGCAGCGCCAGGCGATGCTGCAGTCCGTTAAAGAAGGCATAATTGCCGTCGACCGCGAAGGCCGGGTAACGCTCATCAACCACGCGGCGCGCAAAATGCTGCTCTCCCCCGACGATTTCCGCCTCGGCAAAACCGTGCCACCGGGGCCGCTGGTGGCCACGCTGTGCGAAGTGCTGCACACCGGCACGCCGATTCAGGACCGACAAATCATCAGCTATGGGCGCCTGGTCTTGTGTAATGCGGTGCCAATTCGTATAAATAATCAGGTGATAGGCGCCATCAGTACCTTCCGCGACAAAACTGAAATCAATTTGTTGACCCAGCGTGTAGACGGCATGGTGAATTATGTCGACGCGCTACGCGAGCGCTCACACGAATTCATGAATAAGCTGCACGTCATTCTTGGCCTGCTGCAGCTTAAACATTACGACAAGCTTGAAGAGTACATTCTGCAAACCGCCAGCAATTACCAGACGGAAATTGGCACGCTGCAGAGCAAAATTAAGTCGCCGGTGATTGCCGGGTTCCTGATTGGCAAGATTAACCGCGCGCGGGAAGCGGGCCACCATCTGGCGCTTGCCGATGAATGCCAACTGCCGGACAACCCGAACGAGCTTCAGGTGATGGCGCTGATTACCGCGCTGGGCAACCTGATAGAAAACGCGCTGGACGCGATGGGCGACCAGCCTGATGGTGAAGTGGGCGTGCTGCTGCACTACCAGAACGGCGTGCTGAGCGTCGAGGTCAGCGACGACGGGCCGGGCATCGAGCCGGACCACATTCAGTCTATTTTTGACAAAGGCTTCTCCACCAAAGGCGAGCAGCGTGGCGTGGGGCTGTTCCTTGCGAGGCAGCAGCTTGAGCGCCTTGGCGGCAGCATTCAGGTGGAGTCAGAACCCGGCGTCTTCACCCAATTCTTTGTGCAGTTACCCTGGGATAGTGAAAGGAACAATGCGTGA
- a CDS encoding AraC family transcriptional regulator: MIKQFTQQSPQEAFLEVRELHYSAGSQEPFHAHEQGQLIYPVSGVAKIRSEQNVWVVAPGHALWLPGRLPHGLEAIGKVVTHNLYMTPAASNAFNRHSRSLAVTPLFQSLTVAGLEKPGDPQRSQLLHDLLHNELLRLQDIALCHITLPHDRRIRQLCDALCSDLSQRETLAWWGKQVGASERTLARLFREETQLSFTEWRQQMHLVEAVCHLARGTTISNLSSTLGYASSSAFIAMFRKKLGVSPQRYIGRYL, translated from the coding sequence ATGATAAAGCAATTCACACAGCAGAGTCCGCAGGAAGCGTTTCTGGAAGTACGAGAACTCCATTATAGCGCAGGAAGCCAGGAACCGTTTCACGCCCACGAACAAGGCCAGCTGATTTACCCGGTCAGCGGCGTGGCAAAAATCCGCAGCGAGCAAAACGTCTGGGTGGTCGCCCCTGGCCACGCGCTTTGGCTGCCAGGACGCCTGCCTCACGGCTTAGAGGCTATCGGTAAAGTGGTGACCCACAACCTGTATATGACACCCGCTGCCTCAAACGCGTTCAACCGCCACAGCCGCAGCCTGGCCGTCACGCCGCTGTTTCAGTCCCTGACCGTCGCCGGTCTTGAAAAACCCGGCGACCCGCAGCGAAGTCAGTTATTGCACGACCTGCTGCACAATGAGCTGCTGCGCCTGCAGGATATTGCCCTGTGCCATATCACCCTCCCGCACGACAGGCGTATTCGCCAGCTTTGCGATGCGCTGTGCAGCGACCTTTCCCAGCGGGAAACCCTGGCCTGGTGGGGCAAACAGGTCGGCGCGAGCGAAAGAACCCTGGCGAGGCTGTTCCGGGAAGAGACGCAGCTCAGCTTTACCGAATGGCGGCAACAAATGCATCTGGTGGAAGCCGTCTGCCACCTTGCGCGCGGCACCACCATCAGCAATCTTTCCAGCACGCTCGGCTACGCCAGCAGTAGCGCGTTTATCGCTATGTTCCGGAAAAAGCTCGGCGTTTCCCCACAGAGGTATATTGGCCGCTATCTCTGA